A DNA window from uncultured Methanoregula sp. contains the following coding sequences:
- the pscS gene encoding O-phospho-L-seryl-tRNA:Cys-tRNA synthase, which produces MRCGNGIEARQVDELFINIDPIQAGGRLTADAMKAVIAYGDGYSVCDNCRKPNRLDYISKPPIAEFHKDVAAWLNMDAVRTVPGARRGFQAVAHTYVQKGDPVLLTSLSHYTEFLAVEESGGIAREIPANDQKIVTPDATAEKIEAIKKEFGRAPVLAFIDHVDYQYGNMHDVAKIAKVAHQYDIPVVYNGAYTVGILPVNGKDLGVDFVVGSGHKSMAAPAPSGILAATAEREKEVFRTTAIVGDVTNRKFGIKEPEMMGCTLMGVTLVGMMASFPHVKERVKHFDKELANHQIVMDALLSIEGTKCLSEYPRKHTMTRINTIESFDKIAETHKKRGYYLQSALEEKGITGVIPGATKVWKFNTYGTTRKQAEYLGNAFVEIARENNLPVA; this is translated from the coding sequence ATGAGGTGCGGGAACGGGATCGAGGCACGGCAGGTTGACGAACTTTTCATCAATATCGATCCCATCCAGGCCGGCGGCCGGCTCACAGCCGATGCGATGAAAGCGGTCATTGCGTACGGAGACGGGTACTCGGTCTGCGACAACTGCCGCAAGCCCAACCGGCTCGATTATATCAGTAAGCCACCTATCGCGGAGTTCCACAAAGATGTTGCAGCATGGCTGAACATGGATGCAGTCCGCACCGTGCCCGGGGCCCGCCGGGGATTCCAGGCAGTTGCACACACGTATGTACAGAAAGGCGATCCTGTCCTTCTGACCTCGCTCTCGCATTACACTGAATTCCTTGCAGTGGAAGAGTCGGGGGGAATTGCCCGCGAGATCCCGGCAAACGACCAGAAGATCGTAACCCCCGATGCGACCGCGGAGAAGATCGAAGCCATAAAAAAAGAATTTGGCCGGGCGCCGGTCCTCGCCTTCATCGACCATGTCGACTACCAGTACGGCAATATGCATGATGTTGCCAAAATCGCAAAGGTTGCCCACCAGTACGACATCCCGGTGGTCTACAACGGCGCCTACACAGTCGGCATTCTTCCGGTCAATGGCAAGGATCTCGGGGTCGATTTCGTTGTCGGTTCCGGTCACAAGAGTATGGCAGCCCCGGCACCGTCCGGCATCCTGGCCGCAACCGCAGAGCGCGAGAAAGAAGTGTTCCGGACAACCGCGATTGTCGGCGATGTAACGAACCGCAAGTTCGGGATCAAGGAACCCGAGATGATGGGCTGCACGCTGATGGGCGTGACACTTGTTGGCATGATGGCCTCATTCCCTCATGTCAAAGAACGGGTGAAACATTTCGACAAAGAACTTGCAAACCACCAGATCGTCATGGATGCACTTCTCTCGATCGAAGGAACGAAGTGCCTCTCGGAATACCCGCGGAAGCATACGATGACCCGGATCAATACGATCGAGTCGTTCGACAAGATCGCAGAGACTCACAAGAAACGCGGGTACTATCTCCAGAGTGCGCTTGAGGAGAAAGGGATAACTGGCGTCATCCCCGGCGCGACAAAAGTCTGGAAGTTCAACACGTACGGCACGACACGGAAGCAGGCAGAATATCTTGGCAATGCATTTGTTGAGATCGCGCGGGAAAACAATCTTCCGGTTGCCTGA
- the pap gene encoding polyphosphate:AMP phosphotransferase, with product MLEKLDLSKAANESTYEKSLEDLKERMGILQRTLRDRNIPTIIVIEGWNAAGITMAVHEIIQALDPRGFALHAIEKPTEEERAHQFLWRFWLRTPPRGRIAIFARSWYSRAISEELQKHTWQKSLKGRAKQINSFERLLYDNGTILIKFFLHISKEEQKLRLEERERNPLTAWLVTPSIWNVHRHYDDSLPLIDEFIEKTESENAPWTLVEATDRRYAILKIFSTLVKNLEKNIDTATDAKPRKGRQKEPAKPKKTLVERRASPGEEYTKDECHQMLSNLQIEMLELHYLLFKRKIPLMIAYEGWDAAGKGGNITRVTRYMNPLGYYVVPISAPTGYEQQYHYLRRFIKHFPTGGDIAIFDRSWYGRVLVERVEGYCSETDWQRAYQEINEMEEDFIYSSGGGIVKFWLEISKDEQLKRFQQRADDPLKTYKITDEDWRNREKWDQYEEAVDEMLARTSTEAAPWTVVESNDKGFARVKALRTIIRTAQDLL from the coding sequence ATGCTTGAAAAATTGGATCTTTCGAAAGCTGCAAATGAGAGTACGTACGAGAAATCACTCGAAGATTTAAAAGAGCGCATGGGCATTCTCCAGAGGACACTCCGCGACCGGAATATCCCCACCATTATTGTCATTGAGGGCTGGAATGCAGCCGGCATAACCATGGCCGTGCACGAGATCATCCAGGCACTGGATCCCCGCGGTTTTGCCCTCCATGCCATCGAGAAACCAACGGAAGAAGAACGAGCCCACCAGTTCCTCTGGCGGTTCTGGTTAAGGACTCCTCCCCGGGGCCGGATCGCCATCTTTGCCAGGAGCTGGTACAGCAGAGCAATCTCTGAAGAGCTTCAGAAACATACCTGGCAGAAATCCCTGAAGGGAAGGGCAAAACAGATCAACAGCTTCGAACGACTGCTGTATGACAATGGAACGATACTCATAAAATTTTTCCTGCATATATCCAAGGAGGAACAGAAACTGCGGCTTGAGGAGCGGGAAAGAAATCCCCTGACTGCATGGCTCGTTACACCATCCATCTGGAACGTTCACCGGCATTACGATGACTCGCTTCCCCTTATCGATGAATTCATTGAAAAAACCGAATCAGAAAATGCCCCGTGGACCCTTGTCGAGGCAACCGATCGCAGGTATGCAATATTAAAGATCTTTTCTACCCTGGTAAAAAACCTGGAAAAGAATATTGACACGGCAACAGATGCCAAACCCAGGAAGGGCCGGCAGAAGGAACCTGCAAAACCGAAGAAGACTCTTGTTGAGCGAAGGGCATCTCCGGGCGAAGAATATACCAAAGACGAATGTCACCAGATGCTCAGCAATCTCCAGATCGAGATGCTTGAACTGCATTACCTCCTCTTCAAGCGGAAAATCCCTCTGATGATAGCGTACGAGGGGTGGGATGCGGCGGGAAAAGGGGGAAACATCACACGGGTGACCCGGTACATGAACCCGCTGGGCTATTATGTTGTCCCAATATCTGCGCCTACGGGGTACGAACAGCAGTACCACTACCTGAGGAGATTCATCAAGCATTTTCCCACCGGCGGGGATATTGCCATCTTCGACCGGAGCTGGTACGGAAGAGTTCTGGTTGAACGGGTGGAGGGGTACTGTTCTGAAACCGACTGGCAGCGGGCTTACCAGGAGATCAATGAGATGGAAGAAGATTTCATCTATTCATCCGGCGGGGGGATTGTAAAATTCTGGCTTGAGATCAGCAAGGACGAGCAGCTCAAGCGATTCCAGCAGCGCGCAGACGATCCTCTCAAGACATACAAGATAACTGACGAGGACTGGAGGAACCGGGAAAAATGGGACCAGTACGAAGAAGCGGTGGATGAGATGCTGGCCCGGACAAGTACGGAGGCTGCTCCCTGGACGGTGGTCGAATCCAATGACAAGGGATTTGCCCGGGTAAAAGCCCTCCGGACGATCATCAGGACTGCGCAGGACCTGCTCTGA